A part of Bacteroidia bacterium genomic DNA contains:
- a CDS encoding mechanosensitive ion channel, translating into MDELLNQEISGTGNVIWTLLAGLLIAFVYTLVKKIVMPSMGKGTSGKRWLDRLALTERIYWPTLALVVLMSLLASRPLAGTVVSIVLFAVLFYPFRNFILGLIYWFGNTYSIGQRITYESKPGSIRSFNTLSLELELEDGSMLDIPYVRFAEATIVRSSPRSGVLRHGIDLRIQKPCDIELEKQNIRSHLLAMPYVLPDEKIVFEQLTDETDHYSVKVMVKGIDKIQLFIVESRLKALYADENLSRKI; encoded by the coding sequence ATGGATGAACTTTTAAACCAAGAGATTTCCGGCACGGGCAATGTGATATGGACGCTGTTAGCAGGGTTGCTGATCGCATTTGTGTACACCCTTGTGAAGAAGATTGTCATGCCCTCGATGGGAAAAGGAACCAGCGGAAAACGGTGGCTGGACCGGCTGGCGCTGACCGAAAGAATCTACTGGCCAACGCTTGCCCTGGTGGTTTTGATGAGCCTGTTGGCGAGTCGCCCACTTGCGGGAACGGTTGTCTCCATTGTCCTCTTTGCAGTTTTGTTTTATCCCTTCCGCAATTTCATCCTCGGGCTTATTTACTGGTTTGGGAATACCTATTCCATCGGACAGCGTATCACCTATGAATCAAAACCAGGGTCAATCCGTTCATTTAATACACTGAGTCTGGAACTCGAACTGGAGGACGGTTCGATGTTGGATATTCCCTATGTACGGTTTGCCGAAGCCACCATCGTACGCAGCAGTCCGCGGTCAGGCGTGCTCAGGCATGGGATCGATCTCAGAATACAGAAACCCTGTGACATTGAACTGGAAAAACAGAATATACGTAGCCATTTGCTGGCGATGCCGTATGTCTTACCTGACGAGAAGATCGTATTTGAGCAACTGACTGATGAAACCGATCATTACTCAGTGAAAGTGATGGTCAAGGGAATAGATAAGATTCAGTTATTTATTGTGGAAAGTCGGTTAAAGGCGCTTTACGCAGATGAGAACTTGAGCAGGAAAATATAG
- a CDS encoding amino acid permease — protein sequence MPKTRKFGTFGGVFTPSVLTILGVIMYMRMGWVVGNAGLIGSILIIVVAHVISVTTGLSISSIATDRKVGAGGVYYVLSRSLGLPIGGAIGITLWMATSLSIALYLVGFAESINAYFGFTTSINGLRISGSIALAILATIAIISTAVAIKTQYFIMAAIGISLASIFAGTREFAPVDIPNFGPPEGISMMAIFAIFFPAVTGFTAGIAMSGDLKDPKKSIPTGTILAIAVGFLIYISLAVFMAYTIEPEILRSDYNILMKMAFFAPAVVAGIWGATLSSALGGILGGPRILQAMSIDRITPKVFSKGVGKDNEPRNALLVTLVIAECGVLIGELDMIAEVCSMFYLAAYGFINLSFFLENWASADFSPGFKVKGWIGLLGFVATFGVMFQLNPGAMFAAVIVIGGIYAYLQRKHLALSSGDVWTSVWSSLVMKGLQKMDQSVDTSRNWKPNILLFSGGTDDRPHLIQIAKAIAGKVGMVSNFDLVENPEAEVLFPKHKQSVHDPILHEYGIFGRKQEVQNVYKGIETIASTYGFSGVEPNTVLLGWARNTTDQVWFAEMTKKLIALDYNVLYLDYDRNRKFGKYQRIDVWWHNLKNNAELTLNLVKFISRSPDWYKAAIRVILINDTSKEGFERRIHKMLDTYRIEATVKVINNHLMQKPSYELMKVESKDADLILAGIPDIPEGQERDFVEKTTEMFKSIGTTLLVKTSSTLGEDVGFHKVDTTGEIDFTNELIAGSIISIPTFSDQKTQSTFSALTDEMERMTTEILDDELASFENVYLGFVKDCRKMAFYQIDKKENQEGETVAPVKLLEEYEARSDVFIQDDIPYLQERMSSLRDKLLDLSEQIPLQINKRIRVEGRKRPFKKIVRKFFRQQYLDAVKQIQLQIGLTTVILNEKLKDGLIESERAFSGDFQDKNQHFELVRQTFDDLSMAIQQNCHTLRSSIKNIGRELMSEVSLILEDKVSNSKTVRPYSKAELKILLDEIVDYPQHWHRNSDLLTAKLATDIKLHRIQLIIEQIGKQLEEEVNTSMFAVTRQRLLEVEVWLGRLELTTSFDPTTVPEVDHSLTHDNIRVQGLLSWAEVAGQELPEQLELMHPESLNNFAFHQGEEVESITIDSLTSYGHLLTDVLARPVQKHLSAAYQRSMEVLSKVQYDVNQITQKMTLQKDAPEPAQIRSMSVRARENLVLLRASYQSQEIQLRQMLDDLIHTATSAMNTSSLLDHAVRVIPMSGINGSKKGVKNWISSTSEKASSLIDRYAGLLSGAEENHPLTGIKSAHQKELTDVHQELRQYTDELRISSEVSDRIPFYYKQLFIGRRAPSIDSIRHRERELALALRILEPGSGERSCLVVLGAPLSGKSFFAESVAKEVSTAKVIRVQAPVGGSTSIDDLKRTLQKQTGMTLGEGAVIHEATEGVVFLFEDIELWWDRADPHNLALKHIINLVNDEHATGKFILTCNHYAFHIMEGQGLLVDLMAPRVSMHNFDRNALKDILLERHTAGGLQLVLNGKEEKEFSKKEMRKLADRYHKSSHGVIGVALHQWLNNIKACTEEYVEIALPAISGLPDFPDKEWLVVISQFIIHKHLDAQRIQKLFGYQEKERADRFIRQLLADGVLEDVMGSTYRLNPLVQTDFIEQAEQFGLI from the coding sequence ATGCCCAAAACTCGGAAATTCGGAACATTTGGCGGCGTATTTACCCCATCGGTCCTCACCATACTCGGCGTGATCATGTATATGCGCATGGGGTGGGTTGTGGGTAATGCCGGACTCATCGGTTCCATTCTTATCATCGTGGTCGCACACGTCATTTCGGTGACTACCGGCTTGAGTATTTCTTCCATCGCAACCGACAGAAAAGTGGGTGCTGGGGGTGTTTACTATGTACTGTCCCGCAGTCTGGGCTTACCTATCGGCGGAGCCATTGGCATTACGCTCTGGATGGCTACTTCACTGAGTATCGCCCTGTATCTGGTCGGCTTTGCCGAAAGCATCAACGCATATTTTGGATTTACTACCTCCATCAACGGGCTTCGGATATCGGGAAGTATTGCGCTGGCGATTCTGGCTACAATTGCGATCATCAGTACCGCTGTGGCAATCAAGACGCAATATTTCATTATGGCGGCCATCGGGATCTCTCTGGCCTCTATTTTTGCCGGAACCAGGGAGTTTGCACCGGTGGATATCCCCAACTTTGGTCCCCCGGAAGGCATATCGATGATGGCGATTTTTGCCATTTTTTTTCCGGCAGTAACAGGCTTTACCGCGGGTATTGCCATGTCTGGAGACCTCAAAGATCCGAAGAAGTCAATACCCACAGGTACGATATTAGCCATTGCCGTAGGCTTTCTTATCTATATTTCACTCGCCGTATTCATGGCTTACACCATCGAGCCGGAGATACTCAGAAGTGATTATAATATCTTGATGAAGATGGCATTCTTTGCGCCCGCTGTGGTGGCTGGTATCTGGGGGGCAACGCTTTCTTCTGCCCTCGGCGGCATACTTGGTGGCCCCCGTATCCTTCAGGCCATGTCCATTGATCGCATTACCCCCAAAGTTTTCAGTAAGGGTGTAGGCAAAGACAACGAACCCCGCAATGCGCTGCTGGTAACGCTGGTAATTGCAGAATGTGGGGTACTGATCGGAGAGCTGGACATGATTGCGGAGGTATGCTCCATGTTTTATCTGGCTGCATATGGATTTATCAACCTTTCTTTCTTTCTGGAGAATTGGGCAAGTGCCGATTTTTCTCCTGGTTTTAAGGTAAAAGGCTGGATCGGACTGCTGGGCTTTGTTGCCACCTTCGGCGTGATGTTCCAATTGAATCCAGGCGCAATGTTTGCGGCAGTCATTGTGATCGGAGGCATTTACGCATACTTGCAGCGAAAACACCTGGCACTGAGCTCCGGGGATGTATGGACAAGTGTGTGGTCATCATTGGTGATGAAAGGATTGCAGAAAATGGATCAGTCGGTGGACACTTCCCGCAATTGGAAACCGAATATTCTGCTTTTTTCAGGTGGCACAGATGACCGGCCTCACCTGATTCAGATTGCCAAAGCCATTGCAGGCAAAGTCGGCATGGTCTCCAATTTCGATTTGGTGGAGAACCCCGAAGCTGAAGTTCTTTTTCCCAAACATAAACAATCGGTACACGACCCCATCCTTCATGAGTACGGAATCTTTGGCCGCAAGCAGGAAGTCCAGAATGTGTACAAAGGAATCGAAACGATCGCCAGCACCTACGGATTTTCAGGGGTAGAACCCAATACCGTGCTGCTCGGCTGGGCCAGAAACACCACCGATCAGGTCTGGTTTGCAGAGATGACAAAAAAACTGATTGCCCTCGATTACAATGTACTCTATCTTGATTACGACAGGAACCGGAAATTTGGAAAATATCAGCGCATCGATGTCTGGTGGCACAACCTGAAGAATAATGCTGAACTTACCCTCAATCTGGTGAAATTTATCTCGCGATCTCCCGACTGGTACAAAGCTGCCATTAGGGTAATATTGATCAATGATACCAGTAAAGAAGGTTTTGAGCGGAGAATTCATAAGATGCTCGATACGTATCGGATCGAAGCTACAGTAAAGGTGATCAACAATCACCTGATGCAAAAACCTTCTTATGAATTAATGAAGGTCGAAAGCAAAGACGCTGACCTGATTCTTGCAGGAATTCCGGATATACCCGAAGGGCAGGAGCGCGATTTTGTAGAGAAAACAACCGAGATGTTCAAATCCATCGGCACCACGCTCCTCGTGAAAACCAGTTCGACCCTCGGCGAAGATGTCGGTTTTCACAAAGTAGATACTACCGGAGAAATCGACTTCACAAACGAGCTGATCGCCGGCAGCATCATTTCTATTCCAACTTTTTCCGACCAGAAAACACAATCCACGTTTTCCGCTCTTACAGATGAGATGGAACGAATGACCACAGAAATACTGGATGATGAACTGGCTTCATTTGAAAATGTGTACCTCGGATTTGTGAAAGACTGTCGGAAAATGGCCTTTTATCAAATCGATAAGAAGGAAAATCAGGAAGGGGAAACGGTGGCGCCGGTTAAATTGCTGGAAGAATATGAGGCCCGCTCGGATGTCTTTATTCAGGATGATATTCCTTATCTGCAGGAACGGATGAGTTCTTTACGGGACAAGTTGCTCGACTTGTCAGAGCAAATTCCCCTGCAAATAAATAAGCGAATCAGGGTTGAAGGCAGAAAACGCCCATTTAAAAAGATTGTTCGTAAGTTTTTCAGACAACAATATCTGGATGCAGTGAAGCAGATTCAATTGCAAATCGGACTTACTACGGTTATCCTGAATGAAAAGCTGAAAGATGGACTGATCGAAAGCGAACGCGCATTCTCCGGAGATTTTCAGGACAAAAACCAACATTTTGAATTAGTAAGGCAAACCTTTGATGATCTTTCCATGGCGATCCAACAGAATTGCCATACACTGAGAAGCTCAATTAAAAACATTGGAAGAGAATTGATGTCGGAAGTTTCGCTGATTCTGGAAGATAAAGTATCCAATTCAAAAACGGTCAGGCCCTATTCGAAGGCAGAGCTAAAAATCTTGCTGGATGAGATCGTGGATTATCCGCAGCACTGGCATCGCAATAGCGATCTGTTGACAGCTAAACTCGCGACTGATATTAAGCTACACCGCATTCAACTCATTATCGAACAGATCGGAAAACAGCTGGAAGAGGAGGTGAACACTTCGATGTTTGCGGTGACCCGGCAAAGATTGCTTGAGGTGGAAGTCTGGCTTGGGCGTCTTGAACTTACTACCTCCTTTGATCCGACAACTGTGCCCGAAGTCGATCATAGTCTCACGCATGACAATATCCGTGTTCAGGGGCTTTTGTCATGGGCCGAAGTAGCGGGACAGGAGTTGCCCGAGCAACTGGAACTTATGCACCCCGAGAGTTTAAACAACTTTGCCTTCCATCAGGGAGAAGAAGTAGAGTCGATCACTATTGATTCGCTCACCAGCTATGGCCATCTGCTCACCGATGTATTGGCTCGACCGGTGCAAAAACACCTTTCTGCCGCTTATCAGCGGAGCATGGAAGTGCTCAGCAAGGTGCAGTATGATGTGAACCAGATCACCCAGAAAATGACCCTGCAGAAAGATGCGCCAGAACCTGCCCAGATCAGAAGCATGTCGGTCAGGGCCCGTGAAAATCTGGTTTTACTGCGCGCATCGTATCAATCGCAGGAAATTCAATTAAGGCAAATGCTCGACGATCTGATCCACACGGCAACCAGTGCTATGAATACTTCTTCCCTGCTTGACCATGCCGTAAGGGTGATTCCTATGTCCGGAATAAATGGCTCCAAAAAAGGCGTAAAAAACTGGATTAGCAGTACTTCAGAAAAAGCAAGTTCACTCATCGATCGCTATGCAGGTCTGCTATCTGGTGCAGAGGAGAATCATCCCTTAACCGGAATAAAATCAGCCCATCAAAAAGAACTGACGGATGTCCATCAGGAACTTCGGCAATACACGGATGAACTTCGCATCTCCAGCGAAGTCAGCGATCGAATTCCATTCTATTACAAACAATTATTTATCGGCCGGAGGGCTCCCAGTATTGACAGCATCCGACACCGTGAACGTGAGTTGGCGCTTGCCTTGCGGATATTGGAGCCGGGCAGTGGCGAAAGATCTTGTCTGGTTGTTCTCGGCGCCCCGTTGTCCGGGAAGAGTTTTTTTGCAGAATCAGTGGCCAAAGAAGTCAGTACTGCAAAAGTGATCAGGGTTCAGGCTCCGGTTGGTGGCAGTACTTCAATCGATGATTTGAAACGAACCCTCCAAAAGCAGACGGGTATGACCCTTGGAGAAGGTGCTGTCATTCATGAAGCAACAGAAGGCGTCGTTTTTTTATTCGAAGATATTGAGCTTTGGTGGGATAGGGCAGATCCCCATAATCTGGCACTGAAACACATCATTAACCTGGTCAATGATGAGCATGCGACAGGAAAATTTATTCTGACCTGCAACCATTACGCTTTCCATATTATGGAAGGTCAGGGGCTTTTGGTTGACCTGATGGCTCCACGCGTCTCCATGCACAACTTTGACCGGAACGCGTTGAAAGACATTCTGCTTGAAAGACATACGGCCGGTGGATTGCAACTCGTGCTCAATGGAAAAGAAGAAAAGGAGTTCTCTAAGAAAGAGATGCGGAAGCTTGCAGATCGATATCACAAAAGTTCCCACGGAGTAATTGGCGTGGCTTTGCATCAGTGGCTCAACAATATTAAAGCCTGTACCGAGGAATATGTAGAAATCGCGCTTCCCGCGATCTCTGGCCTGCCGGATTTCCCTGATAAAGAGTGGTTGGTGGTCATTTCGCAGTTCATTATTCACAAACATCTCGATGCTCAGCGAATCCAAAAATTGTTTGGCTATCAGGAAAAAGAAAGGGCTGATCGTTTTATTCGCCAATTGCTGGCTGATGGCGTGCTGGAAGATGTGATGGGAAGTACCTACCGGCTAAACCCATTGGTGCAAACCGATTTCATAGAACAAGCGGAGCAGTTTGGATTAATTTGA
- a CDS encoding formylglycine-generating enzyme family protein, which yields MRDFPYLPIMSVSQPATLSIHTETLPGGQSFNMVKVEGGRFLLDDKIETQISTFYMGQYPVTQVLWEAVMGENPSSFKGRYLPVEYVSWIDCHSFLKKLNRHLGLSGNSAYRLPTEAEWEYAAGGGIYRSGNEYAGSSRLESVGWYRENSHRETQPGGLLAPNELGIFDMSGNIWEWCADWYGKYTTPPLNDPKGPENGRVRVLRGGSWSSNESDCRVAFRDFYLPDSRSSIIGFRLSRTGL from the coding sequence ATGCGAGATTTTCCCTATCTTCCCATCATGTCTGTTTCCCAACCTGCCACACTATCCATCCACACCGAAACCTTGCCCGGCGGGCAATCCTTCAATATGGTCAAAGTTGAAGGTGGGAGATTTTTGCTGGATGACAAAATCGAAACCCAGATTAGTACTTTTTATATGGGGCAGTACCCTGTAACGCAGGTTTTGTGGGAGGCTGTGATGGGGGAAAATCCTTCAAGTTTTAAGGGCCGTTACCTGCCGGTAGAATATGTGTCATGGATTGATTGTCATTCATTTTTGAAAAAGCTCAACCGACACCTGGGTTTGTCGGGCAACAGCGCCTATCGCTTGCCGACAGAGGCAGAGTGGGAATATGCCGCAGGTGGGGGGATCTACCGATCTGGGAATGAATATGCAGGAAGTTCCAGACTTGAAAGTGTCGGCTGGTACAGAGAAAATAGTCATCGTGAAACCCAGCCCGGCGGTTTACTCGCCCCCAATGAACTGGGAATTTTTGATATGAGTGGAAATATCTGGGAATGGTGTGCCGATTGGTATGGCAAATATACTACCCCCCCTTTGAATGACCCCAAAGGCCCTGAAAATGGCCGTGTCCGTGTGCTCCGCGGGGGTAGCTGGAGCAGCAACGAGTCCGACTGCCGCGTTGCCTTTCGCGACTTCTACCTCCCGGACAGCCGCAGCAGCATTATTGGCTTTCGCCTCTCCAGGACGGGTTTGTAG
- a CDS encoding neutral/alkaline non-lysosomal ceramidase N-terminal domain-containing protein, which yields MKTTNFLLLLLLGIFPFAGIFSQKDQPKQESNLRAGIAKINITPAVPILMSGYGNRVEPFKGVHDSIFATAMVFDDGTHRAAMITADLIGFSHDFSSEVAKRIEKATGISPEYIMLVATHNHGGPANRTYGDGAAPETEAYINALKDKLVAVVQTAASRRQPVRMGAGTGSCTMNINRRARLADGSIWLGRNPDGPCDHTVSVVRIDDMNRNPLAIFVNWPCHGTVSGQDNYQITGDWPGAAARFVEKAFDGKVIVPVTAGASGDINPIYGPGNDFRDIDAIGMLVGEEVERVARSIETFPNGKIEAIQKTAFAQGKKPLETRAPNQKPESGPDVELRFSTLKIGKIVFAGISGELMTEIGMRVKADSPYANTIVITHCNGSSGYLCTDAAYPKGGYEVMVTRCMPGTEALITTTMREMVHALE from the coding sequence ATGAAAACTACCAACTTCCTTCTCCTCCTTTTGCTGGGCATTTTCCCTTTTGCGGGCATTTTTTCCCAAAAAGATCAGCCGAAACAGGAAAGTAATCTCCGTGCCGGCATAGCAAAAATTAATATTACCCCTGCTGTACCCATTCTCATGAGCGGGTATGGAAACCGCGTAGAACCATTTAAAGGGGTTCACGATTCTATTTTCGCAACGGCCATGGTATTTGATGACGGTACACATCGGGCTGCCATGATCACTGCGGATCTCATCGGATTTTCCCATGATTTTAGTTCGGAGGTGGCAAAACGCATCGAAAAAGCCACGGGAATCTCCCCCGAATATATCATGCTCGTCGCCACCCACAACCACGGAGGCCCTGCCAACCGCACTTACGGCGATGGTGCCGCACCTGAAACGGAAGCCTATATCAATGCTCTGAAAGACAAACTGGTAGCCGTCGTTCAAACAGCGGCGAGCCGCCGTCAGCCCGTAAGGATGGGTGCGGGGACAGGCAGTTGCACAATGAATATCAACCGCCGGGCACGACTGGCAGACGGCAGTATATGGCTGGGCCGTAATCCCGACGGCCCCTGCGACCACACGGTATCGGTTGTCCGCATCGACGATATGAACCGCAACCCATTGGCAATATTTGTCAACTGGCCCTGCCACGGTACTGTCAGCGGACAGGACAATTACCAGATTACCGGAGACTGGCCGGGCGCTGCTGCCCGTTTTGTCGAAAAGGCCTTTGACGGAAAGGTGATCGTTCCGGTTACCGCGGGTGCTTCTGGCGATATCAATCCGATTTACGGTCCCGGCAACGATTTTCGCGACATCGACGCGATCGGGATGCTGGTCGGCGAGGAAGTAGAACGCGTCGCGAGATCCATCGAGACCTTCCCCAATGGAAAAATAGAAGCCATTCAGAAAACCGCCTTTGCCCAGGGAAAAAAACCACTGGAAACCCGCGCACCCAACCAAAAACCAGAGTCAGGCCCTGACGTGGAACTACGCTTTTCCACATTAAAAATCGGCAAGATCGTATTTGCCGGCATCTCAGGAGAACTTATGACCGAGATAGGCATGCGCGTCAAAGCCGATTCACCCTATGCCAACACCATCGTCATTACCCATTGCAACGGGAGCAGCGGCTATCTCTGTACCGATGCCGCCTACCCCAAAGGCGGGTATGAAGTCATGGTCACCCGCTGTATGCCCGGCACCGAAGCCCTGATCACGACGACCATGAGGGAGATGGTTCATGCTTTGGAGTGA